From Vanessa cardui chromosome 11, ilVanCard2.1, whole genome shotgun sequence, the proteins below share one genomic window:
- the LOC124533433 gene encoding uncharacterized protein LOC124533433 isoform X1, which translates to MEVAGQWRREWAGTAEYGKVIEGGVTRQVARAMEVLHASAPGAKVRVMRAAYHSSAGPGAPASSYMMHSSRQVISSGYNFLEPSSLPSKPLEISSTPLELLPDSEVDNENYKVTEPDDYDISEPSKWRGSTRKNSIRMPSEESSSADNASIIDLDSRTSSRSTLRRSFQSKHNEDINKIHNINTRVSPLLDAPVALSTLKYTSLLNGSDDWNNRRKSYSFEGTSPIDKSISSENNSFTIDSSTDSGICKSSEIVNDQLNSKKHHNIFEKMGSNQEETFTEWLSRNRSTSYKDMSPPKPIHVPELQKNEDKITVKSTGKVTITLPTESFKEKRTETSKYDDSDRRTKKVEFCKTELHFAVDTGTVNIIATDEKPPPSNDFRRRRSAFVPLNEKIDKSITLFGEQSKLTDNHIHESVISNTETSETDENTAATKSILKNKIPKPKPYLLGENMAFGNFNDSINDLDTKKHLATMSAVSLINRQLQERRHSNETNSSCESDLSTVLNNTVGTGSKGPQLRDSSNYKQTKNAIIEPLKHRSSDVKNSAVSRSQNKLKIRELRGSELAYFGVDDSEKSKVIHSQDNMQEEIFHSVKLVQQISSSVCNSEADSDEAPEYQNILPNYNLTVTPTPKPRSIYSDQVRKGAEPRILKPIVEQDLEKFPQSDGDRNSKKSKETYKSSHFDNNVPSRYTKEKMPRPKDIKINLTNDYSSLGRSKSTSLKRVKNNKENESSKSLRNTKPDRNIPESPVYINLQTKPDRKTPISEDKNQRLSDQRLLISANDSKSSKSSTNKIRSIATADKGDVSDKVKEHHSVVNRNNKNEIKKDSSQQPKKYPRRTEKLTTPDHLQDKFIRQRSYDKHKINTSTSNNKYEVFNTNSLKKKENKDISKMVVANIGKATAEHEANIRNATKTKTVDRPKDISKEIKTSTKSNEENQSFQYAMKLSTNKTVKTSSSNTKPDRSSKSKRSKYVINYDDKNGTVSSICKIKSVPVQLINGQSNTIKEDLRNKKRIPSTHIRSCQLL; encoded by the exons GTGATAGAAGGCGGTGTTACACGACAAGTCGCTCGCGCTATGGAAGTTCTGCATGCGAGTGCTCCGGGCGCGAAGGTGCGCGTAATGCGCGCCGCCTACCACTCCTCGGCGGGTCCGGGAGCACCGGCCTCTTCCTACATGATGCACTCCTCCAGACAA GTCATATCATCGGGGTATAATTTTTTAGAACCTTCATCTTTACCGTCGAAACCATTAGAAATATCTTCAACGCCTTTAGAATTATTACCAGACAGTGAAGTAGACAATGAAAATTACAAAGTTACCGAACCAGACGACTATGATATATCTGAACCGTCTAAATGGAGAGGTTCGACAAGAAAAAATTCTATTCGAATGCCTAGCGAGGAATCATCTTCAGCAGATAATGCAAGTATAATTGATCTTGATTCTAGAACTAGTAGCAGAAGCACATTAAGAAGGAGTTTTCAAAGTAAACATAATgaggatataaataaaattcataatatcaaCACAAGAGTTTCTCCTCTGTTGGATGCACCGGTTGCTCTAAGTACTCTAAAGTATACTTCTCTGTTAAACGGCAGTGATGACTGGAATAATAGAAGGAAAAGTTATAGCTTTGAGGGTACATCTCCTATCGACAAAAGTATATCATCTGAAAACAATTCTTTCACCATAGACTCATCTACTGATAGTGGAATATGTAAATCCTCAGAAATTGTTAATGATCAACTAAACAGTAAGAAACaccataatatttttgaaaaaatgggATCCAATCAAGAAGAGACCTTCACTGAATGGCTTTCAAGAAATAGGTCAACTTCATATAAGGACATGAGCCCACCCAAACCTATTCATGTTCCAGAACTTCAAAAAAATGAagataaaataacagtaaaatcAACTGGAAAAGTAACTATAACATTACCTACAGAAAGTTTTAAAGAAAAGCGAACTGAAACATCCAAGTATGACGACAGTGACCGAAGGACCAAAAAAGTTGAATTTTGTAAAACTGAGTTGCATTTTGCAGTAGATACtggaacagttaatattattGCTACCGATGAAAAACCACCACCTTCTAACGATtttagaagaagaagaagtgCTTTCGTTCCTTTGAATGAGAAAATTGataaatcgattacactttttgGAGAACAAAGCAAATTAACGGATAATCATATTCATGAAAGTGTTATCTCAAACACCGAGACAAGCGAAACGGATGAGAATACAGCAGCTACTAAAAGTATTCTCAAGAATAAAATCCCGAAACCCAAACCATATCTTCTAGGAGAGAACATGGCATTTGGGAATTTTAATGATAGTATAAATGATCTTGACACAAAGAAACATTTGGCAACTATGAGTGCCGTTTCTTTAATTAATCGTCAACTCCAAGAAAGACGACACAGTAATGAAACTAATTCTAGCTGCGAAAGTGATTTGAGTACTGTTCTCAATAATACCGTTGGGACAGGAAGTAAAG GTCCACAGCTGCGAGATAGctcaaattataaacaaacgaAAAATGCAATTATAGAACCTTTAAAACATAGGTCATCTGATGTGAAAAATTCTGCGGTGTCTCGTTcacaaaataaacttaagatAAGAGAACTGCGTGGAAGCGAATTAGCCTATTTTGGAGTCGACGACAGTGAGAAATCTAAAGTTATCCACAGTCAAGATAATATGCAAGAAGAGATATTTCATTCTGTGAAATTAGTTCAACAAATATCTAGTAGCGTTTGTAATAGCGAAGCCGATTCTGATGAAGCTCCAgagtatcaaaatattttacctaACTATAATTTGACCGTTACGCCAACTCCTAAACCGCGTTCGATCTACAGCGATCAAGTACGAAAAGGGGCAGAACCAAGAATTTTAAAACCAATTGTTGAACAAGATTTGGAAAAATTTCCTCAATCCGATGGAGATCGAAATTCCAAAAAAAGCAAAGAAACATATAAATCTTCGCATTTTGATAACAATGTACCTTCAAGATATACGAAAGAAAAAATGCCAAGGCCAAAAGATATCAAAATCAATCTTACAAATGATTATTCATCACTAGG aagGAGCAAATCTACATCTTTGAAAAgagttaaaaacaataaagaaaatgagAGCTCTAAGTCGTTACGAAACACAAAACCAGATAGAAACATACCGGAATCACCAGTATATATTAACCTACAAACAAAACCAGACCGGAAGACTCCCATCTCTGAAGACAAAAATCAAAGATTAAGTGATCAGCGACTTTTAATAAGTGCAAATGACTCCAAATCAAGTAAATCTTCTACTAACAAAATAAGAAGTATAGCGACGGCTGATAAAGGCGACGTATCCGATAAAGTTAAGGAACACCATAGTGTTGTgaatagaaacaataaaaatgaaatcaagAAAGATAGCAGTCAGCAACCTAAAAAATATCCAAGACGGACTGAAAAATTAACCACTCCCGATCACTTACAAGACAAATTTATCAGACAGCGCTCTTACGATAAACATAAAATCAACACAAGTACgagcaataataaatatgaagtaTTTAATACTAACTCTCTAAAGAAAAAAGagaataaagatatttcaaaGATGGTTGTAGCTAATATTGGTAAAGCTACAGCGGAACATGAAGCAAATATACGAAACGCTACTAAAACTAAGACCGTAGATCGACCTAAAGATATTTCCAAAGAAATTAAAACGTCCACAAAATCAAATGAAGAAAATCAAAGTTTTCAATATGCTATGAAATTAAGTACCAATAAAACAGTAAAGACCTCAAGTTCTAACACAAAACCCGACCGGTCCTCAAAATCAAAACGtagtaaatatgtaattaattatgacgATAAAAATGGAACTGTCTCTTccatttgcaaaataaaatcGGTGCCTG TCCAGCTCATCAATGGACAGTCGAACACAATCAAAGAGgatttaagaaacaaaaaacggATACCAAGTACGCACATACGATCTTGCCAACTTCTATAG
- the LOC124533434 gene encoding NIF3-like protein 1 isoform X2, which produces MLKLVRNFVKSTHLQNYCSTLSKMSNEEKTGVKLNDVISVLEKFAPKQLSESWDNTGLLVEPYTPRNIKKILLTNDLTEDVALEAEKNNCEMVISYHPPIFAPLKTVIQSSWKERIVSLLLENRITLYSPHTSWDSVKGGVNDWLASAFPFVESVPIIPGVDPTTGAGRLLHINEHFDLSEAIEKVKTLTGLKHVRLAIGKGRALTDHVKTVALCAGSGSSVLKKVAEADLFLTGEMLHHDVLDATQRGISVILTNHSDSERGFLSGFSSHLQNQLDNKVLVLVSEYDRDPLTTV; this is translated from the exons ATGTTAAAACTTGTTagaaattttgtaaaaagtactcatttacaaaattattgttCAACTCTCTCCAAAATGTCTAATGAAGAAAAAACtggagttaaattaaatgatgtaATATCTGTATTGGAAAAATTCGCTCCTAAACAACTTTCTGAGAGTTGGGATAATACAGGATTATTGGTTGAACCATATACACCAAG aaatataaagaaaattttactaACTAATGATTTGACTGAAGATGTTGCTTTAGAAGCAGAAAAGAACAATTGTGAAATGGTAATTTCTTACCATCCTCCTATTTTTGCTCCTTTGAAGACTGTTATTCAAAG CTCATGGAAGGAGCGGATTGTGTCATTATTACTTGAGAATCGCATTACATTGTATTCACCTCACACAAGTTGGGATTCCGTCAAAGGGGGTGTTAATGATTGGCTGGCATCTGCATTTCCCTTTGTTGAATCAGTTCCTATCATACCCGGCGTAGATCCTACAACAGGAGCTGGACG GCTTCTGCATATTAATGAACACTTCGACTTATCTGAAGCTATTGAAAAAGTTAAAACTTTAACAGGCTTAAAACACGTGCGTTTGGCCATTGGCAAAGGGAGAGCCTTAACTGATCACGTAAAAACTGTAGCCCTGTGTGCTGGATCTGGAAGttctgtattaaaaaaagtcgCCGAAGCTGATTTATTTTTGAcag gtgAAATGCTTCATCATGATGTTCTCGATGCAACACAAAGAGGAATATCAGTAATTCTGACGAATCATTCTGATTCTGAGAGAGGGTTTTTAAGTGGATTTTCGTCTCACCTTCAAAACCAACTGGACAACAAAGTTCTAGTTTTAGTTAGCGAATATGATAGAGATCCCTTGACTACAGTGTAA
- the LOC124533433 gene encoding uncharacterized protein LOC124533433 isoform X3, which produces MAPGVGWNRRIREGTMGNVIEGGVTRQVARAMEVLHASAPGAKVRVMRAAYHSSAGPGAPASSYMMHSSRQVISSGYNFLEPSSLPSKPLEISSTPLELLPDSEVDNENYKVTEPDDYDISEPSKWRGSTRKNSIRMPSEESSSADNASIIDLDSRTSSRSTLRRSFQSKHNEDINKIHNINTRVSPLLDAPVALSTLKYTSLLNGSDDWNNRRKSYSFEGTSPIDKSISSENNSFTIDSSTDSGICKSSEIVNDQLNSKKHHNIFEKMGSNQEETFTEWLSRNRSTSYKDMSPPKPIHVPELQKNEDKITVKSTGKVTITLPTESFKEKRTETSKYDDSDRRTKKVEFCKTELHFAVDTGTVNIIATDEKPPPSNDFRRRRSAFVPLNEKIDKSITLFGEQSKLTDNHIHESVISNTETSETDENTAATKSILKNKIPKPKPYLLGENMAFGNFNDSINDLDTKKHLATMSAVSLINRQLQERRHSNETNSSCESDLSTVLNNTVGTGSKGPQLRDSSNYKQTKNAIIEPLKHRSSDVKNSAVSRSQNKLKIRELRGSELAYFGVDDSEKSKVIHSQDNMQEEIFHSVKLVQQISSSVCNSEADSDEAPEYQNILPNYNLTVTPTPKPRSIYSDQVRKGAEPRILKPIVEQDLEKFPQSDGDRNSKKSKETYKSSHFDNNVPSRYTKEKMPRPKDIKINLTNDYSSLGRSKSTSLKRVKNNKENESSKSLRNTKPDRNIPESPVYINLQTKPDRKTPISEDKNQRLSDQRLLISANDSKSSKSSTNKIRSIATADKGDVSDKVKEHHSVVNRNNKNEIKKDSSQQPKKYPRRTEKLTTPDHLQDKFIRQRSYDKHKINTSTSNNKYEVFNTNSLKKKENKDISKMVVANIGKATAEHEANIRNATKTKTVDRPKDISKEIKTSTKSNEENQSFQYAMKLSTNKTVKTSSSNTKPDRSSKSKRSKYVINYDDKNGTVSSICKIKSVPVQLINGQSNTIKEDLRNKKRIPSTHIRSCQLL; this is translated from the exons GTGATAGAAGGCGGTGTTACACGACAAGTCGCTCGCGCTATGGAAGTTCTGCATGCGAGTGCTCCGGGCGCGAAGGTGCGCGTAATGCGCGCCGCCTACCACTCCTCGGCGGGTCCGGGAGCACCGGCCTCTTCCTACATGATGCACTCCTCCAGACAA GTCATATCATCGGGGTATAATTTTTTAGAACCTTCATCTTTACCGTCGAAACCATTAGAAATATCTTCAACGCCTTTAGAATTATTACCAGACAGTGAAGTAGACAATGAAAATTACAAAGTTACCGAACCAGACGACTATGATATATCTGAACCGTCTAAATGGAGAGGTTCGACAAGAAAAAATTCTATTCGAATGCCTAGCGAGGAATCATCTTCAGCAGATAATGCAAGTATAATTGATCTTGATTCTAGAACTAGTAGCAGAAGCACATTAAGAAGGAGTTTTCAAAGTAAACATAATgaggatataaataaaattcataatatcaaCACAAGAGTTTCTCCTCTGTTGGATGCACCGGTTGCTCTAAGTACTCTAAAGTATACTTCTCTGTTAAACGGCAGTGATGACTGGAATAATAGAAGGAAAAGTTATAGCTTTGAGGGTACATCTCCTATCGACAAAAGTATATCATCTGAAAACAATTCTTTCACCATAGACTCATCTACTGATAGTGGAATATGTAAATCCTCAGAAATTGTTAATGATCAACTAAACAGTAAGAAACaccataatatttttgaaaaaatgggATCCAATCAAGAAGAGACCTTCACTGAATGGCTTTCAAGAAATAGGTCAACTTCATATAAGGACATGAGCCCACCCAAACCTATTCATGTTCCAGAACTTCAAAAAAATGAagataaaataacagtaaaatcAACTGGAAAAGTAACTATAACATTACCTACAGAAAGTTTTAAAGAAAAGCGAACTGAAACATCCAAGTATGACGACAGTGACCGAAGGACCAAAAAAGTTGAATTTTGTAAAACTGAGTTGCATTTTGCAGTAGATACtggaacagttaatattattGCTACCGATGAAAAACCACCACCTTCTAACGATtttagaagaagaagaagtgCTTTCGTTCCTTTGAATGAGAAAATTGataaatcgattacactttttgGAGAACAAAGCAAATTAACGGATAATCATATTCATGAAAGTGTTATCTCAAACACCGAGACAAGCGAAACGGATGAGAATACAGCAGCTACTAAAAGTATTCTCAAGAATAAAATCCCGAAACCCAAACCATATCTTCTAGGAGAGAACATGGCATTTGGGAATTTTAATGATAGTATAAATGATCTTGACACAAAGAAACATTTGGCAACTATGAGTGCCGTTTCTTTAATTAATCGTCAACTCCAAGAAAGACGACACAGTAATGAAACTAATTCTAGCTGCGAAAGTGATTTGAGTACTGTTCTCAATAATACCGTTGGGACAGGAAGTAAAG GTCCACAGCTGCGAGATAGctcaaattataaacaaacgaAAAATGCAATTATAGAACCTTTAAAACATAGGTCATCTGATGTGAAAAATTCTGCGGTGTCTCGTTcacaaaataaacttaagatAAGAGAACTGCGTGGAAGCGAATTAGCCTATTTTGGAGTCGACGACAGTGAGAAATCTAAAGTTATCCACAGTCAAGATAATATGCAAGAAGAGATATTTCATTCTGTGAAATTAGTTCAACAAATATCTAGTAGCGTTTGTAATAGCGAAGCCGATTCTGATGAAGCTCCAgagtatcaaaatattttacctaACTATAATTTGACCGTTACGCCAACTCCTAAACCGCGTTCGATCTACAGCGATCAAGTACGAAAAGGGGCAGAACCAAGAATTTTAAAACCAATTGTTGAACAAGATTTGGAAAAATTTCCTCAATCCGATGGAGATCGAAATTCCAAAAAAAGCAAAGAAACATATAAATCTTCGCATTTTGATAACAATGTACCTTCAAGATATACGAAAGAAAAAATGCCAAGGCCAAAAGATATCAAAATCAATCTTACAAATGATTATTCATCACTAGG aagGAGCAAATCTACATCTTTGAAAAgagttaaaaacaataaagaaaatgagAGCTCTAAGTCGTTACGAAACACAAAACCAGATAGAAACATACCGGAATCACCAGTATATATTAACCTACAAACAAAACCAGACCGGAAGACTCCCATCTCTGAAGACAAAAATCAAAGATTAAGTGATCAGCGACTTTTAATAAGTGCAAATGACTCCAAATCAAGTAAATCTTCTACTAACAAAATAAGAAGTATAGCGACGGCTGATAAAGGCGACGTATCCGATAAAGTTAAGGAACACCATAGTGTTGTgaatagaaacaataaaaatgaaatcaagAAAGATAGCAGTCAGCAACCTAAAAAATATCCAAGACGGACTGAAAAATTAACCACTCCCGATCACTTACAAGACAAATTTATCAGACAGCGCTCTTACGATAAACATAAAATCAACACAAGTACgagcaataataaatatgaagtaTTTAATACTAACTCTCTAAAGAAAAAAGagaataaagatatttcaaaGATGGTTGTAGCTAATATTGGTAAAGCTACAGCGGAACATGAAGCAAATATACGAAACGCTACTAAAACTAAGACCGTAGATCGACCTAAAGATATTTCCAAAGAAATTAAAACGTCCACAAAATCAAATGAAGAAAATCAAAGTTTTCAATATGCTATGAAATTAAGTACCAATAAAACAGTAAAGACCTCAAGTTCTAACACAAAACCCGACCGGTCCTCAAAATCAAAACGtagtaaatatgtaattaattatgacgATAAAAATGGAACTGTCTCTTccatttgcaaaataaaatcGGTGCCTG TCCAGCTCATCAATGGACAGTCGAACACAATCAAAGAGgatttaagaaacaaaaaacggATACCAAGTACGCACATACGATCTTGCCAACTTCTATAG
- the LOC124533433 gene encoding uncharacterized protein LOC124533433 isoform X2, with translation MEVAGQWRREWAGTAEYGKVIEGGVTRQVARAMEVLHASAPGAKVRVMRAAYHSSAGPGAPASSYMMHSSRQVISSGYNFLEPSSLPSKPLEISSTPLELLPDSEVDNENYKVTEPDDYDISEPSKWRGSTRKNSIRMPSEESSSADNASIIDLDSRTSSRSTLRRSFQSKHNEDINKIHNINTRVSPLLDAPVALSTLKYTSLLNGSDDWNNRRKSYSFEGTSPIDKSISSENNSFTIDSSTDSGICKSSEIVNDQLNSKKHHNIFEKMGSNQEETFTEWLSRNRSTSYKDMSPPKPIHVPELQKNEDKITVKSTGKVTITLPTESFKEKRTETSKYDDSDRRTKKVEFCKTELHFAVDTGTVNIIATDEKPPPSNDFRRRRSAFVPLNEKIDKSITLFGEQSKLTDNHIHESVISNTETSETDENTAATKSILKNKIPKPKPYLLGENMAFGNFNDSINDLDTKKHLATMSAVSLINRQLQERRHSNETNSSCESDLSTVLNNTVGTGSKGPQLRDSSNYKQTKNAIIEPLKHRSSDVKNSAVSRSQNKLKIRELRGSELAYFGVDDSEKSKVIHSQDNMQEEIFHSVKLVQQISSSVCNSEADSDEAPEYQNILPNYNLTVTPTPKPRSIYSDQVRKGAEPRILKPIVEQDLEKFPQSDGDRNSKKSKETYKSSHFDNNVPSRYTKEKMPRPKDIKINLTNDYSSLGRSKSTSLKRVKNNKENESSKSLRNTKPDRNIPESPVYINLQTKPDRKTPISEDKNQRLSDQRLLISANDSKSSKSSTNKIRSIATADKGDVSDKVKEHHSVVNRNNKNEIKKDSSQQPKKYPRRTEKLTTPDHLQDKFIRQRSYDKHKINTSTSNNKYEVFNTNSLKKKENKDISKMVVANIGKATAEHEANIRNATKTKTVDRPKDISKEIKTSTKSNEENQSFQYAMKLSTNKTVKTSSSNTKPDRSSKSKRSKYVINYDDKNGTVSSICKIKSVPGTYTRKLISVENKNPQECNNDKIINKIALKK, from the exons GTGATAGAAGGCGGTGTTACACGACAAGTCGCTCGCGCTATGGAAGTTCTGCATGCGAGTGCTCCGGGCGCGAAGGTGCGCGTAATGCGCGCCGCCTACCACTCCTCGGCGGGTCCGGGAGCACCGGCCTCTTCCTACATGATGCACTCCTCCAGACAA GTCATATCATCGGGGTATAATTTTTTAGAACCTTCATCTTTACCGTCGAAACCATTAGAAATATCTTCAACGCCTTTAGAATTATTACCAGACAGTGAAGTAGACAATGAAAATTACAAAGTTACCGAACCAGACGACTATGATATATCTGAACCGTCTAAATGGAGAGGTTCGACAAGAAAAAATTCTATTCGAATGCCTAGCGAGGAATCATCTTCAGCAGATAATGCAAGTATAATTGATCTTGATTCTAGAACTAGTAGCAGAAGCACATTAAGAAGGAGTTTTCAAAGTAAACATAATgaggatataaataaaattcataatatcaaCACAAGAGTTTCTCCTCTGTTGGATGCACCGGTTGCTCTAAGTACTCTAAAGTATACTTCTCTGTTAAACGGCAGTGATGACTGGAATAATAGAAGGAAAAGTTATAGCTTTGAGGGTACATCTCCTATCGACAAAAGTATATCATCTGAAAACAATTCTTTCACCATAGACTCATCTACTGATAGTGGAATATGTAAATCCTCAGAAATTGTTAATGATCAACTAAACAGTAAGAAACaccataatatttttgaaaaaatgggATCCAATCAAGAAGAGACCTTCACTGAATGGCTTTCAAGAAATAGGTCAACTTCATATAAGGACATGAGCCCACCCAAACCTATTCATGTTCCAGAACTTCAAAAAAATGAagataaaataacagtaaaatcAACTGGAAAAGTAACTATAACATTACCTACAGAAAGTTTTAAAGAAAAGCGAACTGAAACATCCAAGTATGACGACAGTGACCGAAGGACCAAAAAAGTTGAATTTTGTAAAACTGAGTTGCATTTTGCAGTAGATACtggaacagttaatattattGCTACCGATGAAAAACCACCACCTTCTAACGATtttagaagaagaagaagtgCTTTCGTTCCTTTGAATGAGAAAATTGataaatcgattacactttttgGAGAACAAAGCAAATTAACGGATAATCATATTCATGAAAGTGTTATCTCAAACACCGAGACAAGCGAAACGGATGAGAATACAGCAGCTACTAAAAGTATTCTCAAGAATAAAATCCCGAAACCCAAACCATATCTTCTAGGAGAGAACATGGCATTTGGGAATTTTAATGATAGTATAAATGATCTTGACACAAAGAAACATTTGGCAACTATGAGTGCCGTTTCTTTAATTAATCGTCAACTCCAAGAAAGACGACACAGTAATGAAACTAATTCTAGCTGCGAAAGTGATTTGAGTACTGTTCTCAATAATACCGTTGGGACAGGAAGTAAAG GTCCACAGCTGCGAGATAGctcaaattataaacaaacgaAAAATGCAATTATAGAACCTTTAAAACATAGGTCATCTGATGTGAAAAATTCTGCGGTGTCTCGTTcacaaaataaacttaagatAAGAGAACTGCGTGGAAGCGAATTAGCCTATTTTGGAGTCGACGACAGTGAGAAATCTAAAGTTATCCACAGTCAAGATAATATGCAAGAAGAGATATTTCATTCTGTGAAATTAGTTCAACAAATATCTAGTAGCGTTTGTAATAGCGAAGCCGATTCTGATGAAGCTCCAgagtatcaaaatattttacctaACTATAATTTGACCGTTACGCCAACTCCTAAACCGCGTTCGATCTACAGCGATCAAGTACGAAAAGGGGCAGAACCAAGAATTTTAAAACCAATTGTTGAACAAGATTTGGAAAAATTTCCTCAATCCGATGGAGATCGAAATTCCAAAAAAAGCAAAGAAACATATAAATCTTCGCATTTTGATAACAATGTACCTTCAAGATATACGAAAGAAAAAATGCCAAGGCCAAAAGATATCAAAATCAATCTTACAAATGATTATTCATCACTAGG aagGAGCAAATCTACATCTTTGAAAAgagttaaaaacaataaagaaaatgagAGCTCTAAGTCGTTACGAAACACAAAACCAGATAGAAACATACCGGAATCACCAGTATATATTAACCTACAAACAAAACCAGACCGGAAGACTCCCATCTCTGAAGACAAAAATCAAAGATTAAGTGATCAGCGACTTTTAATAAGTGCAAATGACTCCAAATCAAGTAAATCTTCTACTAACAAAATAAGAAGTATAGCGACGGCTGATAAAGGCGACGTATCCGATAAAGTTAAGGAACACCATAGTGTTGTgaatagaaacaataaaaatgaaatcaagAAAGATAGCAGTCAGCAACCTAAAAAATATCCAAGACGGACTGAAAAATTAACCACTCCCGATCACTTACAAGACAAATTTATCAGACAGCGCTCTTACGATAAACATAAAATCAACACAAGTACgagcaataataaatatgaagtaTTTAATACTAACTCTCTAAAGAAAAAAGagaataaagatatttcaaaGATGGTTGTAGCTAATATTGGTAAAGCTACAGCGGAACATGAAGCAAATATACGAAACGCTACTAAAACTAAGACCGTAGATCGACCTAAAGATATTTCCAAAGAAATTAAAACGTCCACAAAATCAAATGAAGAAAATCAAAGTTTTCAATATGCTATGAAATTAAGTACCAATAAAACAGTAAAGACCTCAAGTTCTAACACAAAACCCGACCGGTCCTCAAAATCAAAACGtagtaaatatgtaattaattatgacgATAAAAATGGAACTGTCTCTTccatttgcaaaataaaatcGGTGCCTGGTACGTATACAAGAAAATTGATttcagttgaaaataaaaaccctcaagaatgtaataatgataaaattataaacaaaattgcttTGAAAAAGTAA
- the LOC124533434 gene encoding probable cytosolic iron-sulfur protein assembly protein Ciao1 isoform X1 codes for MAKLEMLQTLTGHKGIVWNASWHPHGKMFASCGEDKIIKLWNKEGEKWVMKTVLVDGHQRTIREVAWSPCGNFLASASFDGTTAIWDKKSGQFECNATLEGHENEVKSVAWSPSGQLLATCGRDKSVWVWEVAGDDEYVCEAVLNAHNQDVKKVAWHPSSDVLASASYDNTVKLYKEDQLDSDWACMATLHSHESTVWGLAFDKTGKRLATCSDDKTVKIWQEYNADNQEGVIVADRDSIWKCVCTLSGYHTRCIYDIAWCHTSGLIATASGDDIIRVFKEADNSDPNAPQFDLICTKLNAHSRDVNCVKWNPSGNQELISCSDDGEIKIWKLIED; via the exons ATGGCCAAATTGGAAATGCTACAAACTTTGACTGGTCATAAAGGAATTGTTTGGAATGCTTCATGGCACCCTCATGGGAAAATGTTTGCATCATGCGgtgaagataaaataataaagttatggAATAAAGAAGGAGAAAAATGGGTTATGAAAACTGTTCTAGTAGATGGGCATCAACGAACAATTAGAGAAGTAGCCTGGTCTCCTTGTGGAAATTTTTTGGCTTCTGCAAGTTTTGATGGAACAACAGCTATATGGGACAAAAAAAGTG GTCAATTTGAATGCAATGCTACCCTAGAAGGACATGAAAATGAAGTTAAGAGTGTAGCATGGTCCCCATCTGGTCAACTTCTAGCTACATGTGGCCGTGATAAATCAGTATGGGTTTGGGAAGTCGCTGGAGATGATGAATATGTCTGTGAAGCAGTTCTGAATGCCCACAATCAGGATGTCAAGAaa GTAGCATGGCATCCATCCTCAGACGTTTTGGCCTCTGCCTCATATGATAACACAGTTAAACTATACAAGGAAGACCAATTGGATAGTGACTGGGCCTGTATGGCCACCTTACATTCACATGAGTCGACAGTATGGGGTTTGGCATTTGATAAGACTGGTAAAAGATTAGCAACATGCAGTGATGACAAAACTGTCAAAATTTGGCAAGAATATAACGCTGATAATCAGGAGGGTGTTATTGTTGCTGATAGAGACTCAATATGGAAGTGTGTTTGCACCCTCTCTGGATATCACACCAGATGCATTTATGATATAGCTTGGTGTCACACATCTGGCCTGATTGCCACTGCTAGTGGTGATGATATTATAAGAGTATTCAAGGAAGCTGATAACTCAGATCCCAATGCACCACAATTTGACTTAATTTGTACCAAGCTTAATGCCCATTCACGAGATGTTAACTGTGTTAAATGGAACCCCTCTGGAAACCAGGAGTTAATATCTTGCAGTGATGATGGTGAAATCAAAATATGGAAATTGATTGAAGACTAA